In Synechococcus sp. PCC 6312, one genomic interval encodes:
- a CDS encoding cofactor assembly of complex C subunit B: MPTDYVLPSTLFLTLLLLMGLVFFLRASTKNRTEVKRLPAPGEPASLLTQIQNHLTGRAYRIIAVSPEQEQITFEGLVSASLGLAIFLTLLAALGLGSLGLVLGMVWPPLQGWGLGLVIFAPLATIFYWRGAQRLETVTVQLERPQSEPGPTAITITAHRDELLALEAALNPKD; encoded by the coding sequence ATGCCCACGGACTATGTTTTGCCCTCGACCCTGTTTTTAACCCTCTTGCTTTTAATGGGTCTGGTTTTCTTTCTACGGGCCTCAACAAAGAACCGGACTGAAGTCAAACGCCTGCCTGCTCCTGGGGAACCTGCCTCTCTGTTGACTCAAATTCAAAACCATCTGACAGGACGAGCCTATCGGATTATTGCGGTTAGTCCTGAACAAGAGCAGATTACTTTTGAGGGGTTGGTGAGTGCCAGTCTGGGGTTAGCCATTTTTCTCACCCTGTTGGCAGCCCTTGGCTTGGGGAGTCTAGGCCTGGTTTTAGGAATGGTTTGGCCACCGTTACAGGGCTGGGGCCTGGGCCTGGTCATTTTTGCACCTCTGGCAACTATTTTTTATTGGCGCGGTGCGCAACGTTTGGAAACTGTGACTGTCCAACTGGAACGCCCCCAGAGTGAACCCGGCCCGACAGCGATTACAATTACTGCCCATCGGGATGAACTCCTTGCCCTTGAGGCGGCCTTAAATCCTAAAGATTAG